Proteins from one Malaya genurostris strain Urasoe2022 chromosome 2, Malgen_1.1, whole genome shotgun sequence genomic window:
- the LOC131427504 gene encoding actin-binding Rho-activating protein isoform X2, which yields MSNTEETSDSPLSSKVALFNENAKSHIASQIANPFSESQGVRGMQRLKISKEEYGRPKAGSLTEYRGKKANIQVYQEMLELCTVIADEGQPLSKKEPELKVILFGELFNIYTHINDKLVGLLLRARKHELIQFEGEVLFQRRDDNVPVFLQKPIQEIRSILVGKQTEIRRSLSPNPVPTGLL from the exons ATGTCAAATACGGAGGAAACGTCG GATTCGCCACTGTCGTCCAAGGTTGCCCTATTTAATGAAAACGCCAAAAGCCATATTGCATCCCAGATAGCCAATCCATTCTCGGAATCACAAGGCGTTCGGGGAATGCAAAGACTAAAGATCAGTAAAGAGGAGTACGGCAG ACCGAAAGCCGGAAGCCTCACCGAATACCGGGGGAAGAAGGCCAACATCCAGGTCTACCAGGAGATGCTGGAACTGTGCACGGTCATTGCCGACGAGGGTCAGCCCCTGTCGAAGAAGGAACCGGAACTGAAAGTGATTCTGTTTGGCGAACTGTTCAAT ATCTACACCCACATCAATGACAAGCTGGTCGGGCTGCTGCTGCGTGCCCGCAAACACGAGCTGATCCAGTTCGAGGGTGAAGTGTTGTTCCAGCGCCGCGACGACAATGTGCCCGTTTTCCTGCAGAAACCAATCCAGGAGATCCGGAGCATTCTGGTCGGCAAGCAGACCGAAATCCGTCGGAGTCTTAGTCCGAATCCGGTACCGACTGGATTGCTGTAA
- the LOC131427503 gene encoding putative uncharacterized protein DDB_G0271606, whose translation MGGIVSRVFRGHPDQSCVKCQRSCCVCLDANLEFTQQRLWRLEERDRRRSRILPYDLTEDDEDLLPQPRRQRTIRRNRTQQQANDNEQEEEEPQQQPRRQQTMRRRQQQRPQQQRQQQQEEEEEPEEEQEQQQPRRRPAQQRRQRQQQQEEPEEEEEEEQEPQPRRQPRRRQQQQNQQQEENEGEEEEQPQQPRRQQRNQRRQQQRQNQQQEENEDEEEEQQPPRRRQQRNQRRQQQQQNENEDEEEEQQPPRRQQTQRRNRRRQQQNQEEEPEEEEEQPAPRRNRQQPRRRQQRRQRQENDNEEDEQEDQEEEQPNRRAGRRRSQRRNQRRNRNEQEQENNDVDDDDDEETEEESEPRRTRRRGSQRRRQRDRSDDSDDDVDDDDNDRIARRRERRWERRNKRKLDREHCFPPQELCRHGSLRREAVPMVPQPRDPEPPVAHGPNVRRMVACYEMMRSDISESDSQSLQNLICAVDDHPMRDSVRRKERCCKNLFFFFPKMTRIEFY comes from the coding sequence ATGGGTGGAATCGTGTCGCGAGTGTTCCGTGGTCATCCGGACCAAAGCTGCGTCAAGTGTCAGCGTTCCTGCTGCGTCTGCCTGGATGCGAATCTGGAATTTACCCAGCAACGACTGTGGCGCCTAGAGGAACGTGATCGCCGCCGAAGTCGCATACTACCGTACGATCTAACGGAGGATGATGAAGATTTGCTCCCGCAACCACGCAGACAAAGAACCATTCGGAGAAACCGAACCCAACAACAGGCAAACGACAATGAACAAGAGGAAGAAGAACCTCAACAGCAACCAAGAAGACAGCAAACTATGAGACGCCGACAACAGCAGCGACcgcaacaacaacgacaacagcaacaggaagaagaagaagaacccGAGGAAGAACAAGAACAGCAGCAACCACGTAGAAGACCGGCTCAACAACGAAGACAACGCCAGCAGCAACAGGAAGAACCCGAGGAAGAGGAGGAAGAGGAACAAGAGCCGCAACCACGTCGACAGCCTCGACGTCGACAACAACAGCAGAATCAACAGCAAGAGGAAAACGAGGGTGAAGAAGAGGAACAACCACAGCAACCGCGTCGACAGCAACGTAACCAACGtcgacaacaacaacgacaaaatCAACAACAGGAAGAAAACGAGGACGAAGAAGAGGAACAACAACCACCGCGACGCAGACAGCAACGCAACCAGCGTcgtcaacaacagcaacagaaCGAAAACGAGGACGAAGAGGAAGAACAGCAGCCTCCTCGGCGGCAACAAACTCAGCGAAGAAATCGTCGTCGTCAACAACAGAACCAAGAGGAAGAACCAGAAGAGGAAGAGGAACAACCAGCACCCAGACGGAATCGTCAGCAACCTCGACGACGACAACAACGTAGACAGCGTCAGGAAAACGACAACGAAGAGGACGAACAGGAGGATCAGGAGGAAGAACAGCCCAATCGAAGAGCTGGACGACGTCGATCTCAGCGTCGTAACCAGCGCCGAAATCGTAACGAACAGGAACAAGAAAATAACGAcgtagatgatgatgatgacgaggaAACCGAAGAAGAAAGTGAACCCCGTCGAACGCGTCGCCGAGGTTCGCAACGTCGTCGTCAGCGCGATCGCAGTGACGACTCAGACgatgatgttgatgatgatgacaaCGATCGGATTGCAAGGCGTCGCGAACGCCGTTGGGAGAGACGTAATAAGCGAAAACTCGATCGGGAACACTGCTTTCCTCCACAGGAACTTTGCCGGCACGGTTCTCTTCGCCGGGAGGCGGTACCAATGGTGCCGCAACCTCGCGACCCGGAACCTCCGGTCGCGCATGGACCAAATGTTCGCCGAATGGTCGCTTGCTACGAAATGATGCGTTCCGATATTAGCGAAAGTGATTCACAGTCACTGCAAAATTTGATCTGCGCCGTCGATGACCACCCGATGCGGGATTCCGTTCGCCGCAAAGAGCGTTGCTGTAAaaatttgttcttttttttcccGAAAATGACACGAATTGAATTTTACTAA
- the LOC131427504 gene encoding actin-binding Rho-activating protein isoform X1 has product MTDVAHELGALRLIVDSPLSSKVALFNENAKSHIASQIANPFSESQGVRGMQRLKISKEEYGRPKAGSLTEYRGKKANIQVYQEMLELCTVIADEGQPLSKKEPELKVILFGELFNIYTHINDKLVGLLLRARKHELIQFEGEVLFQRRDDNVPVFLQKPIQEIRSILVGKQTEIRRSLSPNPVPTGLL; this is encoded by the exons GATTCGCCACTGTCGTCCAAGGTTGCCCTATTTAATGAAAACGCCAAAAGCCATATTGCATCCCAGATAGCCAATCCATTCTCGGAATCACAAGGCGTTCGGGGAATGCAAAGACTAAAGATCAGTAAAGAGGAGTACGGCAG ACCGAAAGCCGGAAGCCTCACCGAATACCGGGGGAAGAAGGCCAACATCCAGGTCTACCAGGAGATGCTGGAACTGTGCACGGTCATTGCCGACGAGGGTCAGCCCCTGTCGAAGAAGGAACCGGAACTGAAAGTGATTCTGTTTGGCGAACTGTTCAAT ATCTACACCCACATCAATGACAAGCTGGTCGGGCTGCTGCTGCGTGCCCGCAAACACGAGCTGATCCAGTTCGAGGGTGAAGTGTTGTTCCAGCGCCGCGACGACAATGTGCCCGTTTTCCTGCAGAAACCAATCCAGGAGATCCGGAGCATTCTGGTCGGCAAGCAGACCGAAATCCGTCGGAGTCTTAGTCCGAATCCGGTACCGACTGGATTGCTGTAA